Proteins encoded within one genomic window of Plasmodium cynomolgi strain B DNA, chromosome 11, whole genome shotgun sequence:
- a CDS encoding 50S ribosomal protein L19 (putative), with translation MIKRYIRTKVITSLSKFKCYNIGNEYTARNWPNVDCIDQEEENVAKKNEQEKRRAKTIPYYKNYMHDFFGRQLMHNLHLQEMNKMKKLRNFKMPKIHAGDLVEVKYELSRSQQTFAIFQGYCVEIRKKRLDSSFIVKNIFDGVGVEQLIPFYSPRILYVKIVKSLHNMNEEKAKKYYQINKPITRDYRYMWQYNFRGKYERPRGQHKPGIRSLEPKIRRRLAKLKKKYMRRRIESNLSSYIFGGVYAQYTRKRTRLVRAEIYRRMLIYALDEENRRKQKLNKRRERENWNTFKINRSRGENAFMALPATHPLAVK, from the exons ATG ATAAAGAGGTACATCCGGACCAAGGTTATCACGAGCCTGAGCAAGTTCAAATGCTACAACATCGGGAACGAGTACACGGCCAGGAACTGGCCGAACGTCGACTGCATCGaccaagaagaagaaaacgtggcgaaaaaaaatgaacaggaaAAGAGAAGGGCGAAAACTATCCCCTACTACAAAAACTACATGCACGATTTTTTTGGCAGACAGCTCATGCACAACTTGCATCTGCaggaaatgaacaaaatgaagaagctgcgaaattttaaaatgccaAAGATCCACGCGGGGGATTTAGTGGAGGTCAAATACGAGTTGTCTAGGTCTCAGCAGACCTTCGCCATTTTTCAGG GCTACTGCGTGGAGATACGCAAGAAACGGCTGGACTCCTCCTTCATCGTGAAGAACATCTTTGACGGGGTCGGAGTGGAGCAACTCATCCCGTTTTACTCCCCCAGAAttctttatgtaaaaattgtgaagagTCTCCATAACATGAATGAGGAGAAggccaaaaaatattatcaaatcAACAAGCCCATTACGAGAGACTACCGGTACATGTGGCAGTATAACTTCCGGGGCAAGTATGAGAGACCAAGGGGGCAGCACAAGCCCGGCATTAGGTCCTTAGAACCCAAAATTAGAAGACGGCTAGctaaattgaagaaaaagtacatgCGCAGAAGAATCGAAAGCAATCTCTCGTCGTACATTTTTGGGGGAGTCTACGCACAATACACAAGGAAAAGGACTAGACTAGTGCGTGCAGAAATATACAGAAGGATGCTCATCTATGCTCTCGATGAAGAAAACAGGAGGAAGCAAAAGCTAAACAAAAGACGGGAACGGGAGAATTGGaacacttttaaaattaatcgCAGCCGCGGGGAGAATGCCTTCATGGCTCTGCCGGCCACTCACCCCCTTGCGGTGAAATGA
- a CDS encoding step II splicing factor (putative): MNTKNVTREEKKKEKELNEARKAGKIEALKDEEGNDINPHMPQYIIKAPWYLNQTKPGLKHQRYKGTDKVKIEEERNKRVYVKNLKHVSDFCKNCGSATHKEKDCLERTRKKKLNFAKRDDEEDYVCLTQDLGYDGNRDRWVGYNADNFEHVYKEYEKIVEEKKKRKAEELKQKYERKATTGKKRRGEEAGGGDGRNEAGGGEANDQSGSDSENEEDDAGLEDDADLEDDAPKAASGANDPQKSNAKGSEKHRNVARNLRIREDTAKYLYNLSLNSAFYDPKSRSMREDPFATTRKNLPEDSNHYKGENYYNNTDEAIESKKLEIFAWETYKRGENVHFNAQPTQLELLYREFLAKKKKLIKKKEEHILKTYKCENVVCKDGALGEELSQSEIYTEYKPVDQIDPKVKRIKILSRYEEDVHLFEHSSVFGSYYDREKKKWGYR; the protein is encoded by the exons ATGAATACCAAAAATGTCACgagggaggaaaagaagaaagagaaggAGCTGAACGAGGCCAGGAAGGCCG GCAAAATCGAAGCCCTGAAGGACGAAGAGGGGAACGACATAAACCCCCACATGCCCCAGTACATCATAAAAGCCCCGTGGTATCTGAACCAGACCAAACCAG GACTGAAACACCAACGGTACAAGGGCACCGACAAGGTGAAAATAGAAgaggaaagaaacaaaaggGTGTATGTGAAGAATCTGAAGCATGTGTCCgatttttgtaaaaactgCGGAAGTGCAACACACAAGGAGAAGGACTGCCTTGAGAgaacgaggaagaagaagcttaACTTTGCCAAGAGAGACGACGAGGAAGACTATGTGTGCCTGACGCAGGATCTGGGTTACGACGGGAATAGGGACAGGTGGGTGGGTTACAATGCGGATAACTTTGAACATGTGTACAAGGAATATGAGAAGAtcgtggaggagaaaaagaagaggaaggcgGAGGAGCTGAAGCAGAAGTACGAGAGGAAGGCCACgacggggaagaagcggcgcGGAGAGGAAGCAGGTGGAGGGGATGGCAGGAATGAAGCAGGTGGAGGGGAGGCTAATGACCAATCTGGCAGCGACAGCGAGAACGAGGAAGATGACGCGGGCTTGGAGGACGACGCGGACTTGGAGGATGACGCGCCCAAGGCCGCCAGCGGGGCGAATGACCCACAAAAGAGCAACGCGAAGGGAAGCGAAAAACACAGAAATGTCGCGAGAAATTTAAGAATCAGAGAAGATACAGCCAAGTATCTCTACAACCTAAGCTTGAATTCAGCTTTCTACGATCCGAAAAGTAGAAGCATGAGAGAAGATCCATTTGCAACCACAAGAAAAAATCTCCCAGAAGACAGCAACCATtataaaggagaaaattattacaataATACAGATGAAGCAATagaatcaaaaaaattagaaatatttGCATGGGAAACctacaaaaggggagaaaacgTGCACTTTAATGCACAGCCTACTCAACTTGAATTGCTGTATAGGGAGTTtttagctaaaaaaaaaaaattgattaaaaaaaaagaagaacatattttaaaaacgtacAAGTGTGAAAATGTTGTGTGTAAGGATGGAGCTTTAGGGGAGGAACTCAGTCAGTCGGAGATCTACACAGAATATAAACCGGTGGATCAAATCGATCCCAAGgtgaaaaggataaaaattttgagtaGGTACGAGGAGGATGTTCACCTCTTTGAGCACTCCTCCGTCTTTGGCAGTTACTAtgacagggaaaaaaagaaatggggGTACCG